Within the Bacteroidota bacterium genome, the region TACAATCATCAAGTCTAGAAACAATGTTCTTGAGGGCTTAAATTGCCTTGCTACATATATCCCTGATTAGTTACAAAATCTGTCAGATTCGATTAAATTGGTCAATTTGAATATTAAAACAATTGGACTTGGAGAATCTGTTATTGCTCAAAAAATCAAAGATATTGAAGATTCACTTCCTGCTTATATAAAACTTGCGTATTTGCCTAGTATTGGACAAGTAAAATTAAGATTAACAGCTCAAAATGGCAAAGAGAGTTTAATTCTTGCAGAAATGGAAGAAATTCAAAATAGAATTGTCAGTCGAATTGAAAATTATATTTATGGCTTTGGTGATATTACATTTTCAGAAGCTTTGGGGGAATTGTTAAGAAGTAGAGGATCTAATTTGTCAATTGCTGAAAGTTGTACTGGTGGTTTTGTTGCGCATACGATTACTTCAGTATCAGGTAGTTCTCAGTATTTTAATGGTGGTGTAATAGCCTATTCCAATGAAATTAAAGTAAGCGAATTGCAAGTGGAAGAATCTATTATTAAGACTTTCGGAGCGGTCAGTAAAGAATGTGCTGAAGCGATGGCAATAGGTGTCAGGAATAAATTCAATACAAATTATGCAATTGCTACTACGGGTATTGCAGGACCAGATGGTGGAACAGAAGATAAACCAGTTGGAACCGTATGGCTGGCAGTTGCATCTGAAAATTCGGTTATCAGTAAAATGATTGTATTTGATAGAGGCCGTTTACAAAATATTCAGTTTTCAACAATGACAGTGCTGAATATGTTGAGGAAGCTTATTTTACAATTGAATTAAAACTTAATCCGATCGGAATAGGGAGTTGCTTTCATCAGAACAAATTCATGTACAGTTGCTTCATCCAATTTTCCATTTTTGAATAAGCTGTTTTTTGCAATATAAGCTGCTATTTTTTTTTCTTTCATCCAAACAGCACCAATTTCTGCTATTTTTTCAGTTTCTAAAAATATAAACTGACTATAGCGAACAATTCCTTCAGGATTTGATTGAGAGATTTCAACTGGCGATTTAAAAGATTTGTAGACTATTTTAAGTACTTTAACTTCATCCTTATCATATATGTCAAAATAGCAATCTGGTTCAAATCCACATCCGTGTTTGATGATTTTGAAGCTATAAACTCCATCGATACGAACTTCATTGTTTTTTTTATTGTAGTCGACTTCTTGTCCTGACAGATGAAAAACTGTAAAAAAGAAGGAGGTAATGATGATCATTTTTATTAGTTGCATATAATTGCTTTAAAATATGTCTAAGTCCTTAGCAGAAATAACTTTACCTGTATATGTTTTTGTGATTTCCTTTACCAATTCTTCATCTGTAGTACCCCACGCTAATTGATGATAGAGTAGGAGAAGATCTGGTTTAATTTGATTGGCAATTTCAGCTAACTCAACTGTTGATGTGTGAAATTGTGGATGATAGTTTTGCCAGAACTTTGTTCGGTACTGAAGTTGTTCTTGGGAATACACTTCGTGTATCAACACATCTACCCCTTGGCATTTGTCAATTAATTTCTGACATGGTTTTGTATCACCTGATATAGCAATTTTGCGATCAGGGGTTGTGAAAATAAAACCATATGCATTTTCCCAATTGCCATGCTCAACTAAAAATGCTTCTACTTCAATATTTTGATCCTTGTAAATAATTCCATCCTTAATTTCATGTGTATTTACTTTCCAGCCATTTTCGGTAGCAGGTTCCAAACCATCTAATCTTATTCGGATGTCTTCCCGATAAGCTTTTAGAATATGTTTTGTCATGTCCTGAATTCCCGCTGGGCCATAAACTTCCAGTGGCTTATCTCTACCCATAACCCAGGGTGTGAAAATCAGATCAGGATAACCTGTAGTGTGATCGGAATGTAAATGCGTTAGAAATGCAATTGTTAAATTCTTGACACTTAAAGCATCAATATTTCCTCCATAACGTGGAGACAAAGCAGCAGCTTGCCTGACCAATCCTGGTCCAAAATCAACAAGATAAGCTTGATTATTAACAACAATAGCAATGGAGGACCCTGCATGTGCTGGATCAGGATTTGGCGTACCTGTTCCAAGAAAAATTATTTGAGTTTGACCAGATGCACTGTCCATCATTTGACAAACAGCCGCTGTGCCAGATAATAAACTATAAATTAGAATGAAAACTATCGATTTTGTTAGACTCAAAATATCTGCTAGTTCAATTTTAAATGAAACTTTAATTTTGCCATCAAGTCATTCAACATGATTGGTTTTGCAATGTAATCATCGCAACCGGCTTCAAAGGCTTTTTCACTATCACCATATAAAGCAAAGGCAGTTTGGGCAATTATTGGAAGGTCTGGTAAAATTTGTTTGAGTTTTGTACTGGCTTCATAACCATCCATTTTGGGCATTTTAATATCCATTAATACCAAATCAAAATCAATATTATTATTGATTGTTTCGAAAATTTCAATGCCATTTTTAGCCCAAATTGTTTGGCATCCGCGCATTGACAATAACTTTTGAAGATAACGATAATTGAATTCTTCATCCTCTGCAACTAAAATTGTGTAACCTTGTAAAAATTGATCTGGCTTTGCAGGCTTCGAAGTATTTGTTTCCATTGGTGTAATGTTTTAATAGCATAAATTCAAAAGAATCAGCTATGTTATAAGCACTCTAATTTATTGATTTTCTGTCTAAAAATAGAATTCTGATCAATCTTTATTGCATTCTGTCAAAAAAAAAGGAATCCAATTTGGATTCCTTTTTAATTCATTTATCTAGAAAATATTTATTTCTTCATGAAATTAATTAATTTGTATTGCTGGTTTGATCCAATTTTAAGTTGATACATTCCACTACTGAATGAACTCACATCTATTTTTTGATTATTCAAATTGTTAGTAGGGTAAACTTTGTAAACTAATTTTCCATTCATATCGAAAATTTCAATATTCAATTGATCTTTCAATTGTCCTGTTTCTATTACAAAATAATCTGTGACAGGATTCGGATACATGCGTATAGCATCAAGTAGGTTATTTGTTTCATCAAATCCTGTATTTCCTGTAATGGTAATGGACATACTCTCAATGTTATTTGTTTCGTCAGATTCGTCAATTTGATCGGATGCATCAGCTACAAACAAAATAAACCAATTGCCATTGGCGGTATTGTTTGGAATAATTAAATTTTCGTTGGATGCGCTTGAGCTATTGACTGTTAAGCTCAACACATTGTCTGATCCCAATTCAATATCAGTTCCATCCAATTGGGTGTTTGAAGAAAGAAAGTATTTTAAAATGCTGCTTCCTGCATCTCCCTGACCCTGGTTTTTAATGGTGCAATTAGCTGTTAAAACACCTCCAACATTAACCGTTGCTGGTGTAACGCTTTTTGACTGAATGATCAAATCAGCTTGACCTTTAAAAACAGTAATTTGAGAAGAAGCAATATTATTGTTTTCGTTGTCTTCTGTGATTGCTAAATTAGCATCAGCGTAAATGAGAACATACCAGTTACCAGCAGCTGTGTTAACTGGAATTTGGAAAATTTCAGCAACAGTCATGCTGCCATCTTTAGCCAGACTAATTACATTATCTGATCCCATTTCCATATCACCTGCATCAAAGCTTGAGTTTGCTGATAAATAGTATTTTACTACAGAAGATGCAGCAACAGAACTTCCTTGGTTTTTAATTACGCAAGTAACTGTTAGGTTTTCGCCAGCCTGAATTGTTGAAGGCGAAACGGTTTCATCATAGGCTATGAGGTCTGGATCGCCAGCTATAACACGTGTGATTTCAATTTCGAAAAGATAGGTTCCTTCAATTCCTGAAAAATAGGGACTGACTTCGAAATTAACTGTACCGGCACCGATCACATTAAAATCAGATGCTTCGTCATCATCAAAATAGGCAGACCAATTAGCTCCGTATTTATAAGCAAAAACTGCATCGCAGCTGTAAGTATAACCGGTTCCACTGTTGTAACTATCATGTAAGCGCATGCTAATGGTATAATTATAACCACTGGCTAAATTGAAGTTGTAAAAATCAATATCACTTGCATTGTGAAAGTTTGAGCCAACAGTTGTAATAGTGGCTTTATCAGCTACAAAAGTAGGTGTAAATGTATACGGACTGTTTTCTGTATTATTTACCTCATATGGATCTGGATATTGGGCTGTTGAAATAATTTTTATTGGAATAGGATTTAAATAGGAATCTTCATCAATAAGTGTCCAGTTGCCACCTGAAGGTTTAAAATGAGCAGCTAAAATGTAATCACCTGGAGCTGCTTGGATAGAGCTGCTAACAAACCATATACCATTTGTCCAATGACTCATGGTAGGTAAACTTATACTACTTCTTGTTTCAATCGTTTCAACGAATTGACCACTTGATACATCAAACAAGGAAACGGTTAATTCTCCATTAAATGTGGAACCGCTAAAATTTGCCATATCAAACCAAACAAATGCTGAATCATATTGAACCAATGGTTTTGGGAAAGCATAAATAGAGTCATATAGTCTAATGTCCCAGGCTGAAGTTCCCCCTTGAACAGTTACAGATACAGGGTTTGAATATGATCCTTTATCGACTAGAGTCCAACTTCCGCCACTTGGTCTGAATTCAGCTGCAACTAAATAAGTGCCAGGTGATGCAGATATACTGCTGCTCTCAAAATCATGTCCATATGAATAATAGTATCCATCGGTTAATGATAAATTGTTAAAGCTATCGATCAGTTCAACAAATTGACCTGATGAACTATACAATGCAACCCGAATATCTCCGGTAAAATTGGTGCCACAATTATTTAATAATTGAACCCATATTGTTGCTGACTGATATTGAGTTAGTGTAGTGGGCGTTTTTGTGATTCCATCATATAATGTTAACATGATGGAAGAAGTTGTACCCGGTTTGATACCAATTATAGCTGCCTGGCTGGTTGAAAAGTCATAGGTCGAAGGATTTAAATTTGAAACGTAAAAATAACCATCCTGTGAACCTTGCCATCCCCAATTGAAATGGAAATGGTTATTTGATGTTCCTTGATAGCCATCGCAAACAAATGCATGACCACCTGACGAACCATGACCACGGTAGATCATTGGTCTGGAATTATCAATTTCAGTTTTTAATAAACTCTCCCAAGCGCTACTTGTATAATTACTTTTATCTTTATATTGAGTGGTAGATGAATAACCAAAATAATTTTTCAATGATGAAGCTGCATCTGAAGTATATGCACCACTTCCAGTTGGTGCATAATTCATTTCAACACTTACACCACAGTGATTGAGCAAAGTAGCCACAGCACTGTTATTGGAGGAGAGTGAATTTGGCATTCCACTCCAATTGTATGTTGTCATGCCATAATTAGCAGC harbors:
- a CDS encoding nicotinamide-nucleotide amidohydrolase family protein, with translation MNIKTIGLGESVIAQKIKDIEDSLPAYIKLAYLPSIGQVKLRLTAQNGKESLILAEMEEIQNRIVSRIENYIYGFGDITFSEALGELLRSRGSNLSIAESCTGGFVAHTITSVSGSSQYFNGGVIAYSNEIKVSELQVEESIIKTFGAVSKECAEAMAIGVRNKFNTNYAIATTGIAGPDGGTEDKPVGTVWLAVASENSVISKMIVFDRGRLQNIQFSTMTVLNMLRKLILQLN
- a CDS encoding MBL fold metallo-hydrolase — its product is MDSASGQTQIIFLGTGTPNPDPAHAGSSIAIVVNNQAYLVDFGPGLVRQAAALSPRYGGNIDALSVKNLTIAFLTHLHSDHTTGYPDLIFTPWVMGRDKPLEVYGPAGIQDMTKHILKAYREDIRIRLDGLEPATENGWKVNTHEIKDGIIYKDQNIEVEAFLVEHGNWENAYGFIFTTPDRKIAISGDTKPCQKLIDKCQGVDVLIHEVYSQEQLQYRTKFWQNYHPQFHTSTVELAEIANQIKPDLLLLYHQLAWGTTDEELVKEITKTYTGKVISAKDLDIF
- a CDS encoding response regulator, encoding METNTSKPAKPDQFLQGYTILVAEDEEFNYRYLQKLLSMRGCQTIWAKNGIEIFETINNNIDFDLVLMDIKMPKMDGYEASTKLKQILPDLPIIAQTAFALYGDSEKAFEAGCDDYIAKPIMLNDLMAKLKFHLKLN
- a CDS encoding T9SS type A sorting domain-containing protein, producing the protein MKRLLTSIALLLFVFCGFANPINSNYAKKIAKNLFFERASEFHNIKLKDIHTELVFTKTQNNSNLYFVFNIHSSVEGYVIVSADDDVYPILGYSFQGNYLVENQPPSFHEMMIIYEKQILKVISNGLKADRNIQNEWANLEKQTVYRGNYRSVSPLVSAHWGQGQYYNRNCPVDASSSYDNRVLVGCVAVAMGQVMHYHKSPTKGSGSSSYYHSSYGTLAANYGMTTYNWSGMPNSLSSNNSAVATLLNHCGVSVEMNYAPTGSGAYTSDAASSLKNYFGYSSTTQYKDKSNYTSSAWESLLKTEIDNSRPMIYRGHGSSGGHAFVCDGYQGTSNNHFHFNWGWQGSQDGYFYVSNLNPSTYDFSTSQAAIIGIKPGTTSSIMLTLYDGITKTPTTLTQYQSATIWVQLLNNCGTNFTGDIRVALYSSSGQFVELIDSFNNLSLTDGYYYSYGHDFESSSISASPGTYLVAAEFRPSGGSWTLVDKGSYSNPVSVTVQGGTSAWDIRLYDSIYAFPKPLVQYDSAFVWFDMANFSGSTFNGELTVSLFDVSSGQFVETIETRSSISLPTMSHWTNGIWFVSSSIQAAPGDYILAAHFKPSGGNWTLIDEDSYLNPIPIKIISTAQYPDPYEVNNTENSPYTFTPTFVADKATITTVGSNFHNASDIDFYNFNLASGYNYTISMRLHDSYNSGTGYTYSCDAVFAYKYGANWSAYFDDDEASDFNVIGAGTVNFEVSPYFSGIEGTYLFEIEITRVIAGDPDLIAYDETVSPSTIQAGENLTVTCVIKNQGSSVAASSVVKYYLSANSSFDAGDMEMGSDNVISLAKDGSMTVAEIFQIPVNTAAGNWYVLIYADANLAITEDNENNNIASSQITVFKGQADLIIQSKSVTPATVNVGGVLTANCTIKNQGQGDAGSSILKYFLSSNTQLDGTDIELGSDNVLSLTVNSSSASNENLIIPNNTANGNWFILFVADASDQIDESDETNNIESMSITITGNTGFDETNNLLDAIRMYPNPVTDYFVIETGQLKDQLNIEIFDMNGKLVYKVYPTNNLNNQKIDVSSFSSGMYQLKIGSNQQYKLINFMKK